From one Lemur catta isolate mLemCat1 chromosome 5, mLemCat1.pri, whole genome shotgun sequence genomic stretch:
- the HUS1B gene encoding LOW QUALITY PROTEIN: checkpoint protein HUS1B (The sequence of the model RefSeq protein was modified relative to this genomic sequence to represent the inferred CDS: inserted 4 bases in 3 codons; substituted 1 base at 1 genomic stop codon) has translation MLLVAGVLMQLSASQFGDTYKDFKCVFFDHHFLFEFNVWAGLCWPSPRGRGGWKPGALLGRREGAEGSPAWTGRGAACVCVFSLGPHRSCHCRGLVKFCAEITSKGFLRLFLPISGTXARLGAARWLCLRPRPGRPGAGGARWAGRRLLPVLRGRRFLKPGEIWLELTSERLSSAGRRAGDAALQLQLSNRGRPXLTLATGLASRAGRTRVAARDLPVGLPPRRXWRGCAEPSVRASGVGVHLPALKTLKRGKDGKHAXSRVLVEANLHGQMNLSIGTDVVCIQSYLKNLGNPPKSALGMPQNQDWENMVQVWVDNRKLLQFFQGQQINPTTAFCNILSKTLFHLVLVHEAVSLQYFVPAS, from the exons ATGTTGCTGGTGGCTGGAGTGTTGATGCAGCTTTCTGCAAGCCAGTTTGGTGATACGTACAAGGATTTTAAATGTGTATTCTTTGACCACCACTTCCTCTTTGAATTTAAT GTGTGGGCCGGCCTTTGCTGGCCCAGCCCGaggggccgaggcgggtggaagCCTGGCGCGCTGCTTGGCCGGCGGGAGGGTGCGGAGGGCAGCCCCGCCTGGACCGGACGGGGCGCCGCCTGCGTCTGCGTGTTTTCCCTGGGACCGCACCGGAGCTGCCATTGTCGCGGCCTGGTGAAGTTTTGTGCCGAGATCACCAGCAAGGGCTTCCTACGGCTCTTCCTCCCCATCAGCGGCA CGGCGAGGCTGGGGGCTGCGCGCTGGCTGTGCTTGCGCCCGCGGCCCGGCCGTCCGGGTGCCGGCGGGGCGAGGTGGGCCGGGCGCCGCCTCCTGCCAGTGTTGCGTGGAAGGCGTTTCCTCAAGCCCGGTGAGATTTGGCTGGAGCTGACTTCGGAGCGCTTGTCCAGCGCGGGGAGACGTGCGGGGGACGCTGCCCTGCAGCTCCAGCTGAGCAACAGGGGTCGGC TGCTGACCTTGGCGACGGGGCTGGCGTCGCGCGCAGGTCGCACTCGTGTGGCAGCCCGCGACCTGCCTGTGGGGCTGCCGCCCAGAAG CTGGAGAGGTTGCGCAGAGCCCAGCGTCCGCGCCTCGGGTGTGGGTGTTCATCTGCCAGCTTTGAAGACCCTGAAGCGTGGAAAGGATGGCAAGCATGCGTGATCACGTGTGCTGGTGGAAGCAAATCTACATGGCCAAATGAACTTGAGTATAGGAACTGATGTAGTGTGTAttcaaagttatttaaaaaatcttggaAATCCTCCAAAGTCTGCTCTGGGTATGCCTCAAAACCAAGACTGGGAGAACATGGTGCAGGTGTGGGTAGATAATAGGAAGCTTCTGCAGTTTTTCCAGGGACAGCAAATAAACCCTACAACGGCCTTTTGTAATATTTTGAGCAAAActctttttcatcttgttttGGTTCATGAAGCTGTCTCTCTTCAGTATTTTGTTCCTGCCTCATAA